One part of the Caproiciproducens sp. CPB-2 genome encodes these proteins:
- a CDS encoding helix-turn-helix domain-containing protein: MLSDKKQKLVDLLIEGKSTKTDIAKLLDVSRTCIYDYLDDPEVQAELNTRLTAIRDQSQKKFVAQLDPVIDELYKIALTATDTRSRKDACIYLINRVLGTPTNNSNITDERNQDEDIDILAAFESVTGENKEDTEE, translated from the coding sequence ATGCTAAGTGATAAAAAACAGAAATTAGTGGATCTACTTATTGAAGGAAAGTCAACTAAAACAGATATTGCAAAGCTCTTAGATGTAAGCAGAACATGTATTTATGATTATTTGGATGATCCAGAGGTACAGGCTGAGCTTAACACTCGCTTGACGGCAATTAGAGACCAGAGCCAAAAGAAATTTGTAGCACAACTTGATCCAGTCATTGATGAGTTGTATAAAATAGCCCTAACAGCAACGGATACAAGAAGCCGGAAGGATGCCTGTATTTATTTGATAAATAGAGTTTTGGGAACACCCACTAATAATTCAAATATTACTGATGAACGCAATCAGGATGAAGACATTGATATTCTTGCAGCATTTGAAAGTGTTACAGGGGAAAATAAAGAAGATACAGAAGAATAA
- a CDS encoding DEAD/DEAH box helicase family protein, producing MSNELQKHHFELLLNLQEDQYIADAITPEMMSEWKLGHKILITANTGAGKTYFIMSTIYQACKKSGYKVLLLTNRVSLKEQLIALYGEQSEDLIKIMNYQSFAKYISFHPEKIENKYTIVVADECHFFFSDSTFSNDTDIPLNYLINNTDSQLVMFISATSRILQYYFKGLNDHKIDFNYQFIRPYRFNEYYYWDDIEVIRKMLMSLPKDEKAICFCSNIKQAYKLYMDMRDSSAFICATNNPKFGKYCSTETLKSLKDNQKFEEQILFTTSVIENGINIFDSQVKHIIIDLKDFDTIIQCIGRRRITDKNDLPNIYIKQFKQSSLQTQINNLERKMKPLEYFRTHNNDDFNKQYGKKSTYGLLYTESLSKDQNICQYVVNSAREMKYKYDMDLLQQINKDDGKFGHLKYLCDYMQIPFEEFQDLSLYYDQVTILDKLNYYLDKQLFGEDKSQFIDFLKKDVLKPLQGGYKVCTINKYFEDINIPYYIKEDKENSRKSPNRNKRYWILKSKTLSELNQAS from the coding sequence ATGTCAAATGAACTTCAAAAGCATCATTTTGAATTACTGCTGAATTTACAAGAAGACCAATACATAGCTGATGCTATTACTCCTGAGATGATGTCTGAATGGAAACTAGGACATAAAATATTAATTACGGCAAATACAGGGGCAGGAAAAACGTATTTTATTATGAGCACTATTTATCAGGCCTGTAAAAAAAGCGGCTATAAAGTATTACTTCTCACAAACAGGGTATCATTAAAGGAACAATTAATTGCATTGTATGGAGAACAGTCCGAAGACCTTATAAAAATCATGAATTATCAATCATTTGCAAAATATATCAGCTTTCACCCTGAAAAGATAGAGAATAAATATACCATAGTTGTTGCGGATGAGTGCCATTTTTTCTTCAGTGACTCCACATTTTCAAATGATACGGATATTCCGTTGAATTATCTTATAAATAACACTGATAGTCAATTGGTAATGTTCATTAGCGCAACCAGTAGAATATTACAGTATTATTTTAAAGGCTTGAATGATCATAAGATTGATTTTAATTATCAGTTCATTAGACCATATAGATTCAATGAGTATTACTATTGGGATGATATTGAAGTTATCAGGAAAATGCTTATGTCATTGCCAAAAGATGAAAAGGCAATATGCTTTTGTAGCAATATAAAACAAGCTTACAAATTGTATATGGATATGCGTGATTCATCAGCTTTTATATGTGCGACTAATAACCCAAAGTTTGGCAAGTATTGTTCTACAGAAACTTTAAAATCATTGAAAGATAATCAGAAGTTTGAAGAGCAGATTTTGTTTACAACTTCGGTTATAGAAAATGGTATAAACATTTTTGATTCACAGGTAAAACATATAATTATCGATCTGAAAGATTTTGATACTATTATTCAGTGTATAGGCCGTAGACGAATAACCGATAAAAATGATTTACCCAATATTTATATAAAACAGTTTAAACAGTCATCACTTCAGACGCAAATTAATAATCTTGAGCGCAAAATGAAACCGTTAGAATATTTCAGAACCCATAATAATGATGACTTTAATAAACAGTATGGAAAAAAATCAACCTATGGATTACTCTATACTGAAAGCTTATCCAAAGATCAAAATATATGTCAGTATGTAGTCAATTCAGCCCGTGAGATGAAATATAAATACGATATGGACTTATTACAACAGATAAATAAAGATGATGGTAAATTTGGTCATTTAAAATATCTGTGTGATTATATGCAAATACCTTTTGAAGAATTTCAAGATTTATCACTGTATTATGACCAAGTAACAATTTTAGACAAGCTGAATTATTATCTTGATAAACAATTATTTGGAGAAGACAAATCTCAATTCATTGATTTTTTAAAAAAGGATGTTCTCAAACCTTTGCAGGGCGGTTATAAGGTGTGTACTATCAACAAATATTTTGAAGATATAAATATACCATATTACATTAAAGAGGATAAAGAAAATAGTAGAAAAAGTCCAAATCGGAATAAACGATACTGGATATTAAAATCAAAAACATTAAGTGAATTGAATCAAGCATCATAA
- a CDS encoding DUF5659 domain-containing protein: protein MKTVGNKYIPIYSLKMANYLIRNGYDMQRVSMNYNNTSYCVFEFIDTTALRQTMSLFKRRGA from the coding sequence ATAAAGACAGTAGGAAATAAATATATTCCAATTTACAGCCTAAAGATGGCTAATTACCTTATCCGAAATGGATATGATATGCAGCGTGTTTCCATGAACTATAATAATACCTCCTATTGTGTATTTGAATTCATTGATACAACCGCATTACGCCAAACTATGAGCCTGTTTAAAAGACGGGGGGCGTAA
- a CDS encoding phage tail protein, giving the protein MPSVDLMTYKQKIELDDSKFNSGMTKAQGNFDKFKSGLGTVGGVLGKTIGAGVTVAGGALVAFGKKGIETASDLNEVQNVVDTTFGGNASKINNWAKSAATSFGMSELSAKQYNGTMGSMLKSMGLTGNQVSDMSTKMVGLAGDMASFYNLDPSEAFEKIRSGISGETEPLKQLGINMSVANLNAFAMSQGLGKTYDSMTQSEQATLRYNYLLNASKDAQGDFSKTSNSLANQMRIAQLKVTDLAGAFGQSLLPMANQALGGILSFVNQSQGAFTNLFTGFSGLLTGTKGAEEQFTSGATTLINSLVTQVVNITPKILSVVTALLPAVAGAILTNTPTLVQSVMGIFPQISSTLLSMLPMILNCGVQVILSLVNGLASALPQLIPQIVNTVITMASTLIANVDKIVDSGLKLLQGLALGLINALPQLIAKAPVIIDKLVTAIANNSPKIVSVGIQLIIALAGALIKSIPQLIIAIPQIIGSIVKGFASYYSQMGTVGLNLIKGIWQGISDAASWLWNKVSGFCDNLVDQIKSKLGIHSPSTVFASLGGYMAQGLGNGFTDNMADISKRMQNAVPTSFDFDIGANINQKFNALKSNLQLSSSRSAIPISSSPITLTIKQGNITVQGNADNKTIQKVQQLLDKSSKDTVNQVFDQMKTLNINSGFVPNV; this is encoded by the coding sequence ATGCCTTCTGTGGATTTAATGACATACAAGCAAAAGATTGAATTAGATGATTCCAAATTCAATTCAGGAATGACTAAAGCACAAGGAAATTTCGACAAGTTTAAAAGCGGATTAGGAACTGTTGGCGGTGTTTTGGGTAAAACAATCGGTGCTGGCGTTACTGTTGCCGGTGGTGCTCTTGTAGCATTTGGTAAAAAGGGCATTGAAACCGCTTCTGATTTGAATGAGGTTCAAAATGTTGTTGATACGACTTTTGGAGGAAATGCGTCAAAAATAAATAATTGGGCAAAATCAGCAGCTACTTCTTTTGGAATGAGCGAATTATCAGCAAAACAGTATAACGGAACCATGGGAAGTATGCTCAAGTCAATGGGGCTTACAGGGAATCAAGTTTCCGATATGTCAACTAAAATGGTTGGTCTTGCCGGTGATATGGCTTCATTCTATAACCTTGATCCTTCTGAAGCATTTGAGAAGATACGGTCAGGCATAAGCGGTGAAACAGAGCCGTTAAAACAGCTTGGCATTAATATGTCGGTTGCTAATCTGAATGCTTTTGCTATGTCACAGGGGTTGGGTAAAACCTATGACAGCATGACACAATCAGAACAGGCAACATTGAGATATAATTATCTTTTAAATGCTTCTAAAGATGCACAAGGGGATTTCTCCAAAACTTCAAATAGTTTGGCGAACCAGATGAGAATAGCACAGTTAAAAGTAACCGATTTAGCCGGTGCATTTGGACAATCCTTATTACCTATGGCAAATCAGGCTTTAGGTGGCATCTTAAGTTTTGTAAATCAGTCTCAAGGAGCATTCACTAATTTGTTTACTGGATTTTCAGGCTTACTTACTGGTACTAAGGGGGCAGAAGAACAGTTTACAAGTGGTGCGACTACTTTAATTAATAGCTTGGTTACGCAGGTAGTTAATATTACTCCTAAAATCTTGTCTGTGGTAACGGCGTTACTGCCAGCAGTGGCAGGGGCAATTTTAACAAATACACCGACATTGGTGCAGTCAGTCATGGGGATATTTCCGCAAATATCCAGTACGCTTTTATCTATGCTGCCTATGATATTAAATTGTGGTGTTCAGGTCATTTTGAGTCTGGTGAACGGACTTGCATCCGCACTACCTCAACTTATACCTCAGATTGTAAATACAGTTATTACGATGGCAAGTACATTAATTGCCAATGTTGATAAGATAGTTGATTCAGGCCTGAAGCTTTTGCAAGGATTAGCCCTTGGGTTAATAAATGCGTTGCCTCAGCTTATTGCTAAAGCACCAGTTATTATTGATAAACTGGTAACAGCGATAGCAAATAATTCACCTAAAATTGTGTCAGTAGGGATTCAATTGATTATTGCCCTAGCAGGTGCTTTGATTAAAAGCATACCTCAGCTTATTATAGCAATACCGCAAATTATCGGATCAATAGTTAAGGGATTTGCTAGTTATTATAGTCAGATGGGAACGGTTGGATTAAATTTGATTAAGGGAATTTGGCAGGGGATCAGTGATGCTGCATCTTGGCTATGGAACAAGGTAAGCGGATTCTGTGATAATCTGGTTGATCAAATTAAGAGTAAATTAGGTATTCATTCTCCTTCAACTGTGTTTGCATCATTGGGTGGCTATATGGCTCAGGGCTTGGGTAATGGATTTACTGATAATATGGCTGATATTTCTAAGCGGATGCAAAATGCTGTTCCAACAAGTTTTGATTTTGACATCGGTGCAAATATTAATCAGAAATTCAATGCTTTGAAAAGTAATTTACAGTTATCGTCTAGTCGGTCTGCAATTCCTATATCCTCTTCTCCTATTACTTTGACCATAAAGCAGGGGAATATCACTGTACAGGGGAATGCAGATAATAAAACTATTCAAAAAGTTCAGCAATTACTGGATAAATCCTCAAAAGATACGGTTAATCAAGTTTTTGACCAAATGAAAACTTTAAATATCAACAGTGGGTTTGTTCCCAATGTATAA
- a CDS encoding site-specific integrase gives MERVDPIRDKKKLEAMKKYLKGQSVRDYLMFMIGISSALRISDILILKVSDIWDGSKIAPYIKVREKKTDKSKTFPITKNLEGAIKAYMQEYIPITLDTYLFASRKGSNTPITRQQAHIIISNAAKAVGITDTISTHSMRKTWGYWAYKSGVSLALIMEALNHANIKETKRYLGITQDDLNEVYINLNL, from the coding sequence ATGGAGCGTGTTGATCCGATTAGAGATAAAAAGAAATTGGAAGCAATGAAAAAGTATCTCAAAGGGCAATCAGTAAGGGACTACCTAATGTTTATGATTGGCATATCATCTGCATTACGCATATCTGATATATTAATTCTTAAAGTCTCTGATATATGGGATGGTAGTAAGATCGCTCCATATATTAAGGTTAGGGAAAAGAAGACAGATAAGTCTAAAACATTCCCCATTACAAAGAACCTAGAAGGCGCTATTAAAGCCTATATGCAAGAGTATATCCCTATTACTTTAGATACCTATTTGTTTGCCAGCCGTAAGGGGAGTAACACACCTATCACTAGGCAGCAAGCACATATAATAATAAGTAATGCAGCTAAAGCAGTTGGTATTACAGATACTATATCAACACATAGTATGCGTAAGACATGGGGCTATTGGGCTTATAAAAGTGGTGTGAGTTTGGCCTTGATAATGGAAGCGTTGAATCATGCAAACATTAAGGAAACAAAAAGATATTTAGGAATTACACAAGACGATTTAAATGAAGTGTATATAAACCTGAATTTATAA
- a CDS encoding DUF4355 domain-containing protein → MEFKDVITELDNYKDSEDFNNYVTGLMTDDRVNKYLESENGKKAIQPKLDSFFSKGLDTWKQNNLSKLVDEEIQKRNPSTDPKDIELNKIKSQLEQMKADSLKKDLTANAIKYATTKNLPIDMVDFLVGTDEDSTNKNMKAFEKAFQTAVDNAVNEKLKSSGHIPSNTEPSNMDGVEKAFYNKNPQLIKH, encoded by the coding sequence ATGGAATTTAAAGATGTAATAACTGAACTTGACAATTATAAGGATTCTGAGGATTTTAATAACTATGTTACCGGTCTGATGACAGATGACAGAGTAAATAAATATCTTGAATCTGAAAACGGGAAAAAGGCTATTCAACCTAAATTGGACAGTTTCTTTTCAAAGGGACTCGATACTTGGAAGCAAAATAATCTCTCAAAACTTGTTGATGAAGAGATTCAAAAGCGAAATCCAAGTACTGATCCGAAAGATATTGAGCTGAATAAAATCAAGTCTCAGCTGGAGCAAATGAAAGCGGATAGTCTTAAAAAAGACTTAACCGCCAATGCTATCAAATATGCAACGACTAAAAATCTTCCTATTGATATGGTTGATTTTTTGGTTGGAACAGATGAAGATAGTACGAATAAAAATATGAAAGCCTTTGAAAAAGCATTTCAGACAGCGGTTGATAACGCTGTAAATGAAAAGCTTAAGTCTTCAGGACATATTCCTTCCAATACCGAACCTTCAAATATGGATGGTGTGGAGAAGGCATTTTACAACAAAAACCCACAACTTATAAAACATTAA
- a CDS encoding phage portal protein gives MNTDEIIINMINDYHGHSDLFAKMQRYYDGKHDILSTYKHEPNRANNITVVNYVHKFIEEELSYCFGNGLTYISKSSNEQEINDIDYQLSHWNKNHNQELMRQLEIYGLAYELYYINERGEFSSRILNPSNSIVYCDSDNVPQLFIHFYKQRYDNSEYYDIYYPDKIEIYQDGNLINTKENIFSGVPVSVCYLGAEKTIYNKIKDLNDSLNQVMSDQINVISDYRSAYLVVTGADVDEETAELLKTKGILNPKGDGKVNWLMKEMNDSYIQNMISEIKKDIYEICDHIDAQEKLQSNTSGVALRTRLVFLEQRCKTVFDAICNTITDRMWFLFQYLNLKNLTYDYKDIKITFNPCIPQDILTIAQTINQLGDKISTETALSQIPWVQNPAEEMAKIRKEQEDEQQIDLSKVGLTNE, from the coding sequence TTGAATACAGATGAAATTATAATAAATATGATTAATGACTATCATGGTCATAGTGATCTATTCGCAAAGATGCAGCGGTACTATGATGGGAAACATGATATTTTAAGTACATATAAACATGAACCTAATAGGGCAAATAATATTACAGTAGTGAATTATGTTCATAAGTTTATCGAAGAGGAACTTAGCTATTGCTTTGGCAATGGACTCACCTATATCAGTAAAAGCAGTAACGAGCAGGAAATTAATGATATAGATTATCAGTTATCCCATTGGAATAAAAATCATAATCAGGAATTAATGCGACAGCTTGAAATATATGGCCTAGCTTATGAATTGTATTACATAAACGAACGAGGGGAGTTTTCCTCAAGGATACTGAATCCTTCGAATTCGATAGTTTATTGCGATTCTGATAATGTTCCACAGTTGTTTATTCATTTCTATAAACAGCGGTATGACAATTCTGAATATTATGATATCTATTATCCTGACAAAATTGAAATATATCAGGACGGAAATTTGATTAATACAAAAGAAAATATCTTCTCTGGTGTTCCTGTATCTGTTTGCTATTTAGGGGCAGAAAAGACTATATATAATAAAATTAAGGATCTTAACGATAGCTTGAACCAGGTCATGAGCGATCAGATTAACGTTATTTCCGACTACAGATCAGCATATTTGGTTGTTACAGGTGCAGATGTAGATGAAGAAACAGCGGAATTACTTAAAACCAAGGGCATTCTTAATCCAAAAGGTGACGGCAAGGTAAATTGGCTGATGAAGGAGATGAACGATTCATATATTCAAAACATGATTTCAGAAATCAAAAAGGATATATATGAAATCTGTGACCACATTGATGCCCAAGAAAAGCTTCAGTCCAATACCAGTGGGGTTGCATTGCGAACAAGGCTTGTTTTCCTTGAACAGCGTTGTAAAACAGTGTTTGATGCTATCTGTAATACGATTACTGACCGAATGTGGTTTCTGTTTCAGTATTTGAATCTAAAAAATCTTACATATGATTATAAAGATATTAAGATTACTTTTAATCCTTGCATTCCGCAGGATATTTTAACAATAGCACAGACAATCAATCAGCTTGGGGACAAGATTTCTACTGAAACTGCTTTAAGTCAAATTCCTTGGGTTCAGAATCCAGCGGAAGAAATGGCAAAAATCAGAAAAGAGCAGGAAGACGAACAGCAGATTGATTTATCAAAAGTTGGATTAACAAATGAATAA
- a CDS encoding minor capsid protein: MNNKFKNDILQIEKDCINKAKKPKQELLRAYKKALDDIQNEIAGIVQRYEVDGVINISSKQRYSELMSLKDKLVKQANNLGSFNVKQTSDLLPDIYSESYYRTAYVIDKGITANIDFSILRPEMIEAAINTPIDKMTFSDRIWNNQKALTNRIYNDVRKALVSGKSPEKLARQIKKDYGVTAYQASRLINTETARAMSMAQDQIYNDSDVVQRVMWDATLEGNTCEVCASLDGQYFPKDNHPDNPRHPMCRCCIIPVIEGWKPTRKLENIENPETGKKTITNYSTFDKWKDSKGI; this comes from the coding sequence ATGAATAATAAATTTAAAAATGATATCTTACAGATTGAAAAGGACTGTATTAACAAGGCTAAAAAGCCAAAGCAGGAACTTTTAAGGGCTTATAAAAAGGCATTGGATGATATCCAAAATGAAATAGCTGGAATTGTTCAGAGATATGAAGTGGATGGAGTCATCAATATATCTTCTAAACAGCGGTACAGTGAATTAATGTCTTTGAAAGATAAATTAGTAAAGCAAGCAAATAATTTAGGTTCTTTTAATGTAAAACAAACTTCTGATTTACTGCCTGATATATATTCAGAGTCATATTATAGAACAGCTTATGTTATCGATAAAGGCATAACAGCCAATATCGATTTTTCTATTTTAAGACCTGAAATGATTGAAGCTGCTATTAATACTCCAATTGATAAAATGACCTTTAGTGATCGTATCTGGAACAACCAAAAGGCATTAACCAACCGGATCTATAATGATGTTCGCAAGGCTTTAGTGAGCGGTAAAAGTCCTGAAAAGCTTGCCAGACAGATTAAAAAAGATTATGGGGTTACTGCTTATCAGGCCAGCAGATTGATCAATACGGAAACGGCAAGGGCTATGAGTATGGCACAGGATCAAATATATAATGATTCTGATGTTGTCCAAAGGGTTATGTGGGATGCAACGCTTGAGGGCAATACCTGTGAAGTTTGTGCTTCATTGGATGGACAGTATTTTCCGAAAGATAATCATCCTGATAACCCTCGACATCCGATGTGCCGCTGCTGTATCATTCCTGTTATTGAGGGTTGGAAGCCTACACGAAAATTAGAGAATATTGAAAATCCTGAAACAGGGAAAAAGACCATTACTAATTATTCTACATTTGATAAATGGAAAGATTCAAAAGGAATTTAG